The nucleotide window CCGTCACTACCCAGAAGTCCTTCCCAAGAGCAAAGATCTAGTGAATAAAGTCAGAAATAGATGAGCGAATTATTAGAAAGCAACGTTATAGTTCCCTCCCAAATGGGGATCAAACATCATATACGTTGAATTAAGAGCATTATTTCTTCGTACAGCATCTTGACCATTCTGCTAGGAATTTAAGAGGAGTGAATTGTGGCCGAATATAGGTAGCGCGTATCAAAATAGTAGTAGTATTGGCGCTAATTTTCGCAATCTTCCCCTTGAAGTTTTGGCTATATTTCGTCAGTGGTTAACGTGTGTTTCAAATGAATTACTTATCAATTGGCATTTATACGAATTGATTGAAATAAAGTTGTATGTAAGATTAATTTGAACATTCAatccaattaattttaaaataaaatatgtatatttttaatattttcgtcAGTTATTCGTGatatcagaaaaaataaaaaaaattgaaaataaggggttttatatgaataaatgattatctttaatattaaaatactttttttagtaataattttaatatacctctttgaattatataatacaaatacaataaataaatattttgcatatcggtacccgatatgtgtaagattgATTCAGTGTTACATATCAGTGACTAATTGTTTAGATGTCAGAAATCCGATTTTTAGGCATATTTGATATGTTATATAttgggtacccgatatgtaataaatgtccGATATATATCTGATTAGTCACTGATAtataggtacccgatatgtatccGATAGCATCAATTTTGACTAGTGATTTTTTGTTCTTTCTTACCTTTGCTCTCTCCATTTAGGTCCCAGCTCTTTGGATCTAAGGTGCGTcttgtttcattttttgtttgttttgtttgttttgtttcatttttgttCGTTTTAATCTCTACTCTCTTTCCATTTAGGTCCCAGTTCTTACATGCAGTGGGTTCTGTATTTTGCTTCTCTTTTTTCGTTGTTGaagaaagagaaaggaaaaaaaacaaaagtaagaaaagaaaaagaagaaacaaaaaaagtgaaataaaaaaaataaaaaagtaatgcgtaacatatttttattgttatcagATCAATGCTATTGTGTCATGTATGTTATGCATCGCAGTTACacaatttgtaaatagttATTTATGTGGGTAGTCTAAACATAACGCAgagtttttaaatatataaatattgactttaaattaaagctaattaaaatgaaattttaaatataaattatttatcattggGTCCCATGATCACCAGACATTGAAGATAGGACCTTTATGGCTAAGTGACCCGTTACTAAATGAAGTCTACTTACAGAGTCAAATGATCACTCGACAGTGCACATGTGAGGTACTACCGGTATGACGAGTGGtttgtagtttaattatattagagtaGTTATTAGGGAATTttactttgtatatattttctttattttttttactttaataaaactgcaaatgtgctgcaaaaaaaaaataaataaataaataaattatttatcatgtaAACTACAAAAATGTACTAAATTTAATGTagattaatttgttaatttttcaaatacaatacaatttatcaaaaaaaatgatatattacTTTTGtgatttttacattttttaataaattaagcattttataaaaattagtaatatattttattataaattaagtgataaataaatattaaatggtctaaattattaaaaaaaatcaattattttaatagtttataattaattttatttaggtaATATACACCCACCTGCCAAAAGTATCTAGGCACTTCTAAAAAATGACCATTAAATCACATTATCTCgacatccagtgatcagaatttaatgatttatgattcattggattcgtctaaTTGAGACGCATCTAACCGCAGTATTTTCAAGTCTGTAGGTTTTAATAGATCAGAAGTTATcaataaatgtctaaaaacagtaaaatgcaaataacttttgatccatcAATTCTAgagatatgaaaataatagatacaATGTACCTTAACAAGACAAATCTAATGAGTTATATTTCATCTTACTAGGTTTAATAGGGAAGAAAACGTtatgaaatttgtatttgctaaatttttaaagatgatgaaaaatgaatttcttcataaagttaaatcacattatttcaataaccagtaatcagaatttaattatttatgattcaATGAATTCATATTATCAAGATGCATCTAATTGCAGTATTATTATGTCTCTAAATTTGATGGATCAGATGTTATTCTCAacagtaaaatgcaaataattcattttttatctttaaaaatttagcaaatacaaatttcataACGTTTTCTTCCCTATTAAACCTAGTAAGATGAAATATGACTCATTAGATTTGTTTTGTTAAGGTACATTGTACCTATTATTTTCATGTCTCTAGGATTgatggatcaaaagttatttgcattttactgtTGTTAGACATTTATCGATAATTTCTGATCTATTGAACCTACAGACTTGAAAATACTGCGGTTAGATGCGTTTCAATAaaacgaatccaatgaatcacaaatcattaaattctaattattgGATGTCTAGATAATGTGATTTAATGGTCATTTTTTAGAAGTGCTCGGATACTTTTAGCAGGTGGgtgtatttaataattactatattaatatatataaaactatgaaattaatatatatataacttattGCACTGTGGGATGGTTAACCTATTTTCTGTATTTATGTGGTATGGTAtacctaaggttgcttgtctaaacctcttcaaaatcctacgtaGAGCTCCGAACGAGTCGAGTCAAGTCGAGTTATATGTAAACTCGATTCGACTCGAGTTAAAtcgagtcgagtcgagtcgagttaaaattataaaaatataaactcgACTCGATTCAAGTCGAGTTGGCCCGTCAAACCGAATCGAGTCGAGTCgaattaaatcacgtgattttaattCGGCTATgccgatcatttcctttttttggcgatagccgttccacaaaattccatttttgtaattttcaaaaaattttcgtctcggattttgtgtaacataatttccaaaaaaggaaattccataaatttggccggaattatgtttaattcggcttaactcgactcgactcgattttattaaattattaactcgACTCGAATTGATTCGATttgattgtaattttcaactcgactcgactcgacCAACTCGCGAGTCAACTCGACTCGTTTCGGAGCACTAAATTCCTACGATaagttttgtcaaaattttactatagatttattatagttttggcagagttttggcagtttcagcatttataataagtttcagcagtttcgcctttctccaaagttttgccagttttttaatataactttaatatagttttggcagaatttcgcttttcagtgaaacgccatcttgcctaaacccctaggttttggcaagcaaccttaggtaCACCTATTTTGTATGGAGCCAagtgttaaaattaataaactttaaatttaaaatatatatatatataattaaaaatattaaaaaaaaatatatttttattataaaattactaaattttttgtgACAAAGTTTCCATCTGGCAGCCAGCCtaaattttagattataaAAACTGGGAATAATCAGTTGATATagtcaatattattattttttccttttaaaatttcaaatgatataatttttttttggttaaaaaaaaatccttctTCTTTAGCTTctctaaattttaattgtttatttttaagcTAATTGCAAATAATATCACTGCACTTCAACAATAATCACTATCATATAATCCATGCATATTATTAGCaatgaattattattcttattgtCCATAACTATGGTATTCTATACCATATATGATACCTTTACAAATCACAAGCCTTTTAtctatttaattaatcaaGATGCTGCTCCtccaattatatttaactaCTAGTCCCACCTACTATTTCTTCAACTAACacatttaatgataataatattttatcttatataaAACCATTTATAAGTATTAactcaaatttaataaatgaaagaatCACAACCAGCAATGTGATAATCAACAAAGACGATGAACAAATTGTTAATACTGCAGAGTTACAGtgtaattttgtttattcataccctataaaaaatttttatccaaatatttccattatttctccatGTCTTCCATAAAAATTctgtgaaaatgatacattcatgGATATCCAtgttagcgagatgaaaatttccataatttaaggctataaattccatgaaaatgatacattcacagaaaaaatatggaaagataaaacacagatcagattttttacagggataatatttaacatttatagtaaatataaattgtataaattattaatctatactatttttttagcAGTAGATGAGCTTTTAGATAAACTCGATTTGCATATTATTAGAGATTGCGAAGTGCGTAATAAAATTGCttatctatttatatattatttatatactgtatattagtATAGTAAACAATAGGTATTTTACCAATAGGCagtgtataaaatttgaaaaaattatatgtgcACATGTGCACataaagcattttttttttgtgcacaatcaaaaaatttttatgtaaaatagtgcacatttttattaattttattaatattttctttaagaaattttGTGCACAATAATgcacattaaattttaaaaattgtgcacataaaaattaaaatgtgtAGGGAATTGAGTCGACACCTAAAATCATTGTTCGattaattggttaaaattttttaggcaAGATCAACCAAAATCGACTAACAAGCTGTAATCGATTAAAGTTCGATTAAGTACACTCGATCTAATAAAATCGAACAATTAATCGAACAATTAATCGATTAAATGtcataaataattagtattttattagtaaattaaaaattaataaaaataaaaataataaattatataaattttatgcagTTTTATACTttcacattatttatttataatatatattaataatacacaCGCCCGTCTGTTTTCTCTACAAAGTAATCCCGTTTTATTTGCAGTTTTTGGTATAATTTGTGGTTCTTGTTCATCTGTAATATCACTTGCCAAATGTTTTGATGTGTGTAAAGATTCAGTGGAACTATTTGCACGTTTTGGAGGCATTATTTACGTTAAAAGagtttattaatactataagCAGAGAGtgtaaaagaaagaaactttCTTACTTgttacaaagaaaaattagcaaagttgctattttaagattttatcaTGTTTATTTAACCAATTTATCGTTAAAgcatgattaattattttaatcaatttattttattcgaGTATTATATAATCGATTTTACatgtttcaaatttattcGATTATATgttgatcaattttaatttttcgaGTACTCGATACACAAAATCATTAGTCGAGTCACTTGACTTGATCGACCATGATCGATTTTGAATTGGTCGACTCAATTCCCTAAAAATGTGCACATGTGCACATTGTGCACATGAATTTTATACACTGCCAATAGGAGTTTGCCGGCGGCGATCATCGccggtatcacgtgatttttaatttggccggaattatagtATCATACTAAAAGCAATTTTATTACCAATAATATGTAATGTATCAAAAACATCaaagatatttaataatttatctaaaaaatatcagtattgttaaaaaataatgatcctATTTGGCTgcatgataattaataattacaccATAATATTATGAGTAACTTCACAGTTACACTTtaagaaatgcaattttattggttaatttgcTCATGTGGCCAAATACATGCATTACTCCATGACCCATGAAGTCAATTCCCAGTATGACTGTGAAAAATCCATCCAATTTGAAAAggctaaaatttttttatgaaaaataaatatttgcaaGTAAAAAAATGGACAAAAACCAAGAGTGAAAAGACTGTTCCAACTTCTTTCAAACAATGTGTGAAAGATTTTGTTCCAAATGAGAGGTCAAATCGTACATcttcaacaaaatttaaagatatatatgtgtcaaatattttttatataaccaCGTCATACGAAATGATCTTTTCAAGAAGCGTTAGCTCATATTACAATAATGGGCTTCTGGAAAATTAGTCGAAGAGCGTTATTTCtatcaatttatataaataaagaatcgagataaatatttcaatgtggaaaaaaaaaaattaatttgtatccTTGAACAATGGTTTAACTTTCCATTTTTGCTTTCAATGAAGTTAGTAATACCATAACATTATGTGTGACGATTTCTGTTCCATGGAATATACTTAAATTCCAATAAACGTTTGAAAATGTGCCaagaaattcaattaaaaattgataaattaaattcgaATAATGTATTATCCGATATTATTTCATTGtagttatattatttcattgtTTTATGGTAATTATTTTTCTCTCAATTGTAATAACCAAATCTTTTTAAGAGTTTCAAAAGCAggcattattaataaatttggttttaaaaaatatgcaaaaaacGTTGATCGTGTTTGGAAATTAATGGGTTTTCTTTGATATTACCTATCAAGTAGAAAATATCAGTtccaaaaattgatttatttatctatttatttatttttaataaaatttaactattcaagtataaaaaataacgTGTAAttcatttacaataatttatcacGTATAACCACCACATTACCGGCACAATTATTTTTCCGGTCAGTTAcacataatataaagaatatcagttgtttgttttaataagatctacgattatttatattatggatGAACAGAAATTTTCGAAACGTCGCACAGCACACTCTTAaataatcacttttttttggtgatatttctatttaaacaacaaataatttattttcattatcttgttgtttcttttcttttcttttcttcttttctttattttttttttattttatttgatcattgttattaaatagttttccTTCGTTTacattataagtaaaaaaaaaattatctcctcaaaaaaaaaaatttgaatttcctaaaaaatattttccctcttttacatttttttttttataaatcttttttcttatcttctttttataaaattatgggaCATGTTGGTTcgaaaagtaatttaaatcCTAATAATAACAATCGAAGTTCACGTAAAAGCTCATcatcaatttcaaaaaaacATTCATTTAGATATGCTAACGGTAGAAGATTtcataatgatgaaaattcaatgtatttcttaccaaatgatgaagaagaaggttagttaaattacttttttgtaTAATGATCACCATATAtgggaataaatttttaaagtaaccaataaaaaaaaatatatatatatatactgtatatattttcaGTTGATAGACTACAATTAGAACATTTCTTGTTTAGATATATTTGGGAAGATAATTTTTCATCGCCGATTAGAGATTTGATCGACAAAGGTGATGCAAAAGTATTAGACGTTGGGTAAGTAGTAAAATATGGCTAATCGGTTAAATTCTATCGGCCCGAATAATTTTAACCTTTATATATTTAGATGTGGACCTGGAACTTGGTTGTTAGATATGTCAACAGATTTTCCACGAAGTTCATTTACGGGAGTTGATATGTCACCAATTTACCCTGGTGATATAAAACCACGTAATTTAACATTTCATACAGCAAACGTATTAGAGGGTTTACCATTCTCTGATAATACTTTTGATTTTGTCTACATGAGATTCTTGATGACCGCTTTCACAGAAGATGATTGGCagaataaagttattaaagaattaatcagAGTATGTAAACCAGGTGGATGGATAGAAATTATGGAAGGTGATTTGGTTTTCAATCCTGAAGGTCCAGCTGGAAAAAGACTGATGGATGCATACCGATCAACACTTGAATCCAAACAAATTAATCCAAAGATAATCAACCATCTTCAATCTATTCTCTCTTCTACAGAAACTTTATCTTGTTTAACAACTAAAGAAAAATCTGGTCCAATAGGTACTTGGGCTGGAAGAATAGGGGAATTatcatatcaaaatttttcacaAACCTTACGAGCTTTAAAACCTGTACTCTGTAAATTAATGGAATGTGCTGGTGAAGAATATGATGAATTGATGGAGGAATTTGGAAGAGAGTGCAACTcgaataatactaatttcGTACATTTTAGATTTTTTGCTAAGAAGGTCGAATGAAATGAGGATCTATGTTGTATAGAAATTACACATTTGAAGTTTGAACACTCTCGATCGAATCATCTTTCAATAaacacttttttaaatatttccacataataacaacaaataacataattataattataatatttaattcaatttatttatgctaaaaattataaaccttTAAGCATCATTTtacgaaattaattattaattttaagctagttaacataattttttattgcacaatcaataaacaaaatatgaataaatttttttatgggatcaacaaaattataaatttttgtaacatcaaataattaaaatatgataaagtatttattttacgGTAGGTAATACACGGAAGCAAATCTAAATTCAGATTACGATCTTATTGAGATTATAGGATATGGTGATCatcattcatttattaaaaatacgcCTAAAATTGTAGTATTAATGTTACATTAAGTTCTAGACtcgtaaataaatatgatacgatattttttttttgtttacttatttatttatttatttattttaaaaaaagaaaaaagaattgtttaatttatgcaagtattatttgttttttctttctctctattttttttttttttttttttttgaaaaagtaaCATTGCATTgttacgcaaaaaaaaaaccaatatgtATGCAATGTATGCATAAGATGCATAAGATGCAATAGATGCATACTTGGAGTAATGTACCCGAGTTGAAATTTGTTGGGCAcatttatttgtattgtaCTCTCGGCgctaaaaataaacaaatgaatGATTTAATCAGCAAagattctaataaaatcaACATTTAAGTCCTCATTCAATCCTTCTGCTCCTACAATTAGACTAATTAATGCGAAGaacaatttcataataaaataagtaattaagtaataataataataataataataataataataataataataataataataaatatgcatctgtattaaaaaaaaaggtggcGTTTTCAAACGtacgaattattattttcaaaaaattaatttttctatataaaaacgaaaaaaatccCTTAATTCTTAGGCTATCCTTGCATGAAAGAGActtgtttatttttgttacaaaaataaataagttatttatttatagatttttaacATCAAAGTTAATATAATGGTAAATTCGGATAggataaaataaaagagaGATTAAAGGTTGTTGTGATACCATGCGATATTTCAAAAACGCCCATTTTCCCattgttttattgttttaagATTCACGgatttcaaatttctttaatttcttcacaaataaaaataaaacaaaaaaaaaagggtctAGACGCATTATGTAACATGATGCAAATATTATACGCgtaatatatatgatatataatatatatgcatTATTTGACGCGATAAACGGCTCAtggtgaattttttaatttccgaatattaattgtaatacCTAGctattattcatataaatattcCCCTAAAATTCTTCTTTGTGTTgtactaattataaataattcacatATATggttgtttttaaatttttattaaaatttaaaataagtcTAGATTGAACTGTGATATAACTGAATCGTATTACATAATAGTCGTTTTTGAAAACCagttaaaatacttaaaatattctcgtttaattgaaaatctcccgatttgaatattatacataaacAAATATAGTAACAATTACTGTAATTACTATCAGTTATGATTCTGGCCTACATTATAATTCTCAAAATCTTATGACAAAAATatcaaccaatcaaattaaatGACTAAGATGTCCCCAAAttaccaaatttaaattttattcagaatatcgtttataaattatattttatattaattgataaaatgaaGTGTATAATAGTACGAAAAGGagaaaagaacaaaaattattgattttttttcactcaATATTCTTTTCTCGCCCCGAATAGAATTGGTGAATAATCCTAATCCTcccttaattaatttaaagtattatgatttaattatgaaGCAGTTTTTTCGTGAAATAACTAAAATTCGTTCCTGGTCGATGAGATTAATATCGAAAATTAATTGTTCACTGTAGTAAAATTAAGTATTGTCCTTTGTATTACATGTTAGTGTCACTACTCTCACGATCATGCATTATAACGTTGATCCAGAATGACCAGAAAAAGGGTATCCAATTAAACACTATTCACTAATATTATAACGCCTTTTTTGTTAATGGATCTACTTGATTTTCTTCATCACGATATTATTCCTAAGAACGGAGGGTGATCATTTCAGTCAAGCACGAATCATCTTTTAACGGTCTAACCTCTTTCTACTCGATAGTCCCGATACTATTCATACAAAatcttccaatttttttacgaTTCAGCAATTAATTCgaatgattatttttagaatttcgTGTGAATTGAGATAGCAGATCTATCAATGAAGATTGAGCCTTTTTAAGTTATATgaagtttatattatatgataagaatttctttaaataataattccattCGAAAGGGTTatcatgaaataaaaaaagaccATGTAAAGTTGCGATCATCTAACCTggtatttttctataaatgaTCACTCtgaaacactttttttttaaaaaaaaaaaaatccccccttttttttaaaaaaaataatattgctattttcataaaaatgttACGGTATTCAAGTCCATTAGTTCAAGTAATAATCGTCGGTAAGTTAACCAAATGTTAAcgcattatttaatttaatgtaatttacgCGTaccaaattttactttttaatcaATTAGGAGTTATATGCTTGCTCAATCCTGGCATGTTTAATGCGTTAAATGGAATTGGAGGAGCAGGTCAACTTGATACCACGGTTGCGGCGAATGCAAATGTAGCATTATATACGTGTTTTTCCATAGGAGGATTATTTGCGGGCGCAATTGTTAATAAGTTGGGTCCATCAATTTCATTGGCTCTTGGTGGATCAACTTATGCTTTATATTCAggttcattattatattataatcataaaCATCATCAAGCATTTCCAGTTACGTCAGGTGCTATTCTTGGTTTTGGCGCAGCACTTTTGTGGACGGGTCAGGGTGCTATCATGTTATCTTACCCTACCGAACGTAACAAAGGGAAATATATTGGATtattttggattatttttaatttgggTGGTGTACTAGGAAGTTTGATTCCAATCGCGTTAAATTGGAACGGTACAAACGGTGGTAACGTAAATGATGGAACATACATTGCATTTTTAGTGTTAATGGGACTTGGTGCTTTATTatctttaactttattacCACCGCATAAAGTAACTCGTGATGATGGAAAACCTGTTGAAGTACAAAAATTTCCTAAATGGAAGGATGAATTTACTcaagtttttaaattatttcttgattGGAGAATGTTGATTTTAATTCCAATGTTTATCGCTAGTAACTGGTTTTATGCGTATCATTTTGACGTGGTGAACGCgggttattttaatattaggacaagatcatttaataatttatggtATTGGGCTGCTCAAATTGTAGGTGCTATGGGATTTGGAAAATTCCTTGATACACCTTTATTGGGAAGAAAAAGTCGAGGAATTATAggattgtttatattatttattatgattatggCAACTTGGGCTGGAGGTTTAGTTTTTCAATTAACATTTACCagaaatgatgaaaaaaagaattttgatttattcgaTAGTGGGTACGCCGGgaaatttatactttattttttatatggaaTAAATGATGCGATGTATCaggtaaaaataaagttaacaaacaaaaaaaaaaaatgatgtcaattaatttatatttcaatttttaatagtgTTATGCGTATTGGATTATGGGATCACTTACAAACAATGCGAGCATACTAGCACGTTATTCAGGGTATATAtcgttttattatttatagtgaaaatcttatatataataaattgatttttttcttttttttttagattttataaagcAATACAATCAGCTGGAGGTGCAATCTCATGGCGAATAGATGCAGTAGGTACACCCTATTTGGTCGAATTGTTGATTTGTTGGGCTTTATTGGCAATTTCTTTTCCTTGTACTTTTATTGTCGCAATGAAGATCAAAGAAACTAGTGATGAAGTTGATAGTGAAAAGACGGGACGTGAAATATCAAACTCAGAAAATGTGGAACGTAAGGGTGGTGAGACTAACTCGGATGCTATTTAacgataaaataattttggaataattttttttaactctcAATTCAcataatactttataattttattttttttttttggattttttttaatataatatatacatatatatatatcgtaAAAACTATAAGAAAGCAGCGATCAGTTCTCACCATAACCTAATGATCGCCCTATATAGATGAAAACTTCAGTTAACTCGTTAGCTGTAATTCTCTTTTTATGATCATGTAATAGCATCTTATCAGTGATAagatgtattaataatttatcaatattttttttcatcagtGGTTCTTTCGGAATAgttcttttgataatattgattgGTAATAAATCACCCCTATAATCCTCATCCTCATTAAAAAATGGTGAATAGAGTCCagataacaataaaaatgatataactCCAAAAGCCCATATGTCAACTGACGGTTTGTAAAGATCATGAACTTTATAAACATCAGAATTTAATGCGTGATGTATTTCTGGAGGTGTATAATGAGGTGTCCCACACAATGTCATATCTCTATCAGAcgtttcaatattataatatttagctAATCCAAAATCAATTAACTTCAGTCTGGAATGTTCTTTATCTACCCACATTATATTTTCTGGCTTTAAATCCCGATGTACAATGTTCTTTTcgtgtaaatattttaacgcGTCTAATATTTGGAATGATATATCATAGTATTCTTTTTGGCTAACACTCTTTACTTTACTTctatatttttctaaatcttcgTACATCATTTCTTGCCAAATCAGAAGTCGGTCCGGTTCAATATAGAATCCAAGAACTTTTATGATATTGATGTGACTCAAAGATTGGAGTAATTTTGGCTCTTGGCATAACTTGTTAAAAGTATATTGGTTAACATTCTTTGattcttttacaattttacaaatacaatccttgatatgttttttatttttcatatcacTTGCACGATATATCACTGAATGTGCTCCCTCGCCAATTATATCATATTTGTTCTTGAATCGGTCGCTATATATTTCTGGCGCTTCTATCTCCTTTTCTTTTACTCTTTTCATATATTCATCATGGAACACAAAAACCATGAGTTGGTTGTTATTGTTTCCGAGTTTAATTACGTCATCATTAAACAACAATTGTTTTCCGcgcatttttaatttactatcGTTGACATAGGTTACATATTTTTGTGTATTCATAGtcttttcttgaataaaagtGTCCCAGACTtgttgattttcttttttacgtAAATAGACGAAACAGTGAAATGGGGCAATAAACACCTCGTTATCAATATATCCTTTTCCACATGCGTC belongs to Rhizophagus irregularis chromosome 13, complete sequence and includes:
- a CDS encoding uncharacterized protein (SECRETED:cutsite_FNA-LN; SECRETED:prob_0.5429); SECRETED:SignalP(1-27) translates to MLRYSSPLVQVIIVGVICLLNPGMFNALNGIGGAGQLDTTVAANANVALYTCFSIGGLFAGAIVNKLGPSISLALGGSTYALYSGSLLYYNHKHHQAFPVTSGAILGFGAALLWTGQGAIMLSYPTERNKGKYIGLFWIIFNLGGVLGSLIPIALNWNGTNGGNVNDGTYIAFLVLMGLGALLSLTLLPPHKVTRDDGKPVEVQKFPKWKDEFTQVFKLFLDWRMLILIPMFIASNWFYAYHFDVVNAGYFNIRTRSFNNLWYWAAQIVGAMGFGKFLDTPLLGRKSRGIIGLFILFIMIMATWAGGLVFQLTFTRNDEKKNFDLFDSGYAGKFILYFLYGINDAMYQCYAYWIMGSLTNNASILARYSGFYKAIQSAGGAISWRIDAVGTPYLVELLICWALLAISFPCTFIVAMKIKETSDEVDSEKTGREISNSENVERKGGETNSDAI